Below is a genomic region from Leptolyngbya sp. CCY15150.
GCATTGTGCTGCACTTGGACGCGTTGGGCTCCAGCGTCGCCTAGGCGGGTGAGGTCTTCTGGGGATGTGTGCAAGACCGTTTTTAAGCTGTCGGCGAGGGCATCCACGGAGCCGGGCGGAATTAGCCAGCCGCAGACGCCGGGCTCAATCAGCTCAGGGATACCAGCCACGTAGGTGCTGAGAACCGGGCGGTGTAGGGCAAGGGCCTCCATGATCACGACCGGTAGCCCTTCCGCAAAGCTCGGCAGGATAAAGGCTCGGCTATTCAAAATATGGCGCTGTACCTCGGCGCTGCTGGCCCATCCTGTGATGGTGATGTAGGACTGGAGCTGGTAATCCTGAATCTTGGCCTCAAGCTGCGATCGCAGCTCCCCGTCCCCCACAAGCGTGAGGTGAAACTCTTGCCCGGCTTGAGCTAAGCGGTGAACAGCTTCTAACAGCAGCAGGTGCCCTTTTTGTTCGCTCAGCCGCGCTACGCAGACAAGATTGGGGGCGGCGGGAATGGGCGTGGTGGCTGGGTTCAAGAAGTAATCGTCTACGCCACAATGCACAATGTGAATTTTGGCCCAGTCGTCTGCCGAACACCAGCGATAGAGCTGGCTGCGGCCGTAGGAGCTGATGGCGACGACAAAAGCAGCCCGGCGAATTTTTTCTGGGAGGGCGATCGCCTTCACCTTGTCAAACTCCTCAGGGCCATGGACGGTAAAACTATAGGGTGGCCCGCCTAGGGCATGGCAGAGCATGGCGACGGTGGTGGAATTGGTGCCGAAATGGGAATGAACATGGGTGACCGGGGTACGCGCCAATTTGCCCAGCAGCACGCAGGCTTCCGCC
It encodes:
- a CDS encoding glycosyltransferase, producing the protein MAIAYLINQYPKVSHSFIRREIQGVEACGISVYRFSVRSRSDELVDETDKAELQKTEVILQVGLVGLMLAMGKVALSRPTKWLSALRLAVQVGWNSERGLLLHIIYLAEACVLLGKLARTPVTHVHSHFGTNSTTVAMLCHALGGPPYSFTVHGPEEFDKVKAIALPEKIRRAAFVVAISSYGRSQLYRWCSADDWAKIHIVHCGVDDYFLNPATTPIPAAPNLVCVARLSEQKGHLLLLEAVHRLAQAGQEFHLTLVGDGELRSQLEAKIQDYQLQSYITITGWASSAEVQRHILNSRAFILPSFAEGLPVVIMEALALHRPVLSTYVAGIPELIEPGVCGWLIPPGSVDALADSLKTVLHTSPEDLTRLGDAGAQRVQVQHNAHTEAHKLTQLFAKPK